The Vigna unguiculata cultivar IT97K-499-35 chromosome 1, ASM411807v1, whole genome shotgun sequence nucleotide sequence TACATTGTATGCGGAGTTGAGCACGAGTGACCAATCTTGTGGTTATACCTAGACTTCATCGGAATTTGCCAGATGACATGCCAGTTCAGAGGACATCATAGTCATCATCTTCTAGTTTATTGGTATGTTAGAAATTTATTTGTTCATATTATTAGTAACTTAAGTTGAATATTTGACATTAAGTTGGTATTATCACAGGATGCCATGAAACGCATTGTCAACGATCTTCAACGGATGATAGATTACATAGATGTTAGTGAGGGCACAATTGCTTGGGATCACACGCATGAGTTATTATAGATAGCTCGTGATGCAACAGAAGAGGAAGAGAGTAAAGGAGGACGTAGAGTTTGGGGACGACGACCATCTACATCTGGATAGTAGATTTACCTTAGATTCAACATGCTCAAAATATAAGGGGTCACGCTTGGTTGAATTCTTTGAAAGATGACTTTTAGGTGCAcccttcattttaattttactcaCTGGCGGCAACATCGATGTCATCGAAGGGCAAACTATGTcaagtaatttttgtttgatgGTCACTTTTCCTGCAATGTCAACTTCTTTGAAATGATTGAGCATCAGATCAAGCTCCCTTTGAATAGATAATTGTCATTCGGGTTGTAAAGAGGACACATTTAAGAAGGTCAACCTAGTCCACATTACATGAATTTTTTGCAGAGGAATCATCCTAGGGTCATATCATGTTAATTCACAAGCACATGGAAGACCATAAGTCTGTCTCAGAACGCAACCATAACAACTAGTATCAAATCCAATTTTCTTAACTCTTTCTAACTATAGAGCGAGGAGTCCTAAGGCAAATTTAGAAACATATCCcactaatattttataactcaaTGCCTTGTAAGAGCCACTCATCAGATTAAGACTTTTTTGAAAGATGCCTTTATTTCGTTATGTTGCAAGATAATAACGTTGTGAATTCCATCCCAACACGAACATAGGTCTCCCATACTACTCATCGTTTTCTTTGAGAGTGAGAAGTATATTTGCAGGTTTTACTTGACTTTTAATCATATCAACAAGCAACAAGTGTTCACTAGACTTCAACCTACCTGTATAGGGGTGACCAACTAGAGTAGATGAGACATTGTGATTATGGTCACCACATATTACGTTCAACATCCATCCCTTCCCTTGAGAGACGTGTTTTCCTCTCAATCTAAAGGGACACTCACATTTTCTTGTCCCAGATAAACTCGGTTCTGCATCAGAtttgtattttctatattttccacCTCTTTCACAACCTAATAATACATAGGTCTTTCTTCCCGGTTgtccattatatttatttgattttagattaataataaaaaatccaaGATCAAAAGCAACCCCTCTAACCCACTTAACTAAATCTTCACGTGTTGGGAATATATCATAAGTTGTAAACTTAGAGGTATAATCTTGTTCGCATTTATCAATGAACGAAAGCAGAAAAGTCTGACACGAAACTAGAGTTTACTTGAGAATCCACTTGAAAATCCAAGaaattcaaataactaaaatgatgATTTCCCATAATTATAATGacctataataaataaaaaacaggaaaaatataaataatagtaattcaTCAAATGCATTAGAACCaaagcaataaaaaaaaacatattgagcATGTCAACAAAATTACCatcctctttttatttttatttttttaatgcaaacatactaaagaaaagaaaaaaaattataaaacaactATATTAATCTTTATTCATATTATACAAGTTTTACTGGAATTTATGGATCataaattttatccaaaaactACATatcaaaacgaaaaaaaaaacaaagaatataTTGCGAATGTCGATATCTGCAACAGACCTTGACATCTGTTTACATtgtattgcggatgtcgacatccgcaacaAAATTTTCAGTTGCGGATATCGACATCCgtttcaagtttttttaatttttcgtgCATTGCAGATGCCGACATCCGagtcataattttaaattgtggATGTCAACATCTGTTTCaggttttttatttaacttttttaattgcGGATCATCCGCTTCAGAATTTTCAATTGCGGGTGTCGACTTCcataacatgtttttttttattctttcgtGCATTGCGGATGTTGATATCcgcttcaaaattttcaattgttgatGTCGACTTTcgtaatagtttttttttccgTGCATTGCAGATGTCGATATCCGCTTTTTCAATTGCGGATGTCGACTTCCGTAATAAGTTTTTTAATTCTTTCGTGCATTGtgaatgtcgacatccgcttCAGAATTTTCAATTGCGGATGTCGACTTTCgtaatagattttttatttattttttcgtgcattgtggatgtcgacatccgcttcAGTAATTTCAATTGCGGATGTCAACATCTGTTTtaggttttttaaattttacttgtattgcggatgtcgacatccgcttcAGAAATTTcaattgcggatgtcgacatccgtttcagaAGTTTCAAAAATAAAGGTTGTGGATGCCAACATCTGCAACACAAACTTGCATACAATTACGGATGTGGACATCCGCTTCTAATGAACATTGCTGAGGATGTCGATATCTGTTTTGACaataattatttcatacatcataaacaaataaaacagaTCAACAAACAACATTTCAAACATTTATCAGCATTTATTAAAATAGGAACACTAACCTGGTTGTGTGAACTGAAGAAGAAGACCACTGAGACACTGAGAAGGAAGTGAGAACAACACTAAGACACTGAGAGGAACTAACACTCTGAGACGAGGGACCATAGCTTTGATGTTGCTATTGCTTTTGCTTTTGCTGTAAATGGTTGGAGAAGAGGGAACACAAGAGGAAGCGAGACCAAACGAGAGCAAAGGGAAGGAGAGCAAACAAAACGGGAAGAAATTTGGAGGTGCAACGTAGCAGAAGAAGTAAAAAGCAACACAAATCAGTAATTTCTGTAATTACTGTCAACCACCAAAGTAGGTAAGGGTATAATCGTAATGAATGCTGACATTTGGGAGTATTGAAGGAAGCATTTGGGGTGCATGGGTGCAAGGAGAAGCCCCCTTCTCAAGATCATTCAAAATCTTGTTAAAACATATATGATGTTCCAACACTATTCTTGATTCTATCCTCTGCACTGAATACAACTATTgcttcaaacaaaatttatgcGTTAAAATTTCGTCATATACAACGAATCAAACTTCTCTTAGTGCACTATCtccaaaacacaaaaaatatgaCACTTTTAGGTTTATTATTAATGTCAGTATTATCTTGTTATGACAAAGAAGATCACATGTTCGTCTTAACCCAAGTTGTTATTACCAAAAACTTCTCGATATCAAACTTGTGGGCTTGCCTCAATTCTTAATCTTCTAGACTTTTTTCCTTCCTTCCCATTTGTGGTGTGGTAACaataaaagtaaatgaaaacaATAGTACAAGATCATGCATTGAACAACATATATAGAGCGTTAAACAAGACTATATATAGACCTGAAGTGTAACAGAAAATCATTAAGACACTAGAAGATAGTCTTAATACTGCTATAAGGATCCGTAATCTTCAATAAGCAATCATGGTTTAGAGTCAATCTTCACATGTTTCATGAAAATGAAAACTACAACTTTTTCCTATTCTTTTAAAACAGTATATAAATCGTTCTAGAATTCTTATGTAGAAAGTGTGTGGTACAAATATGTGATCTAAATAGTAAGTTATATATGAACGGTGCAATGAAATGATGAACAAATTTAACACCATTGATCATATTCTGAGACTATCAAGAAAGGATTCATCAAGTTCCCTGTTAAAAAACTTGCTGAAATACTCTGCATTTGTCAATTTCTTGTATACTGCTACGTTCCCTTCACCTATAAGTTCCTCAGCAGGTCCAATGTTCATATCAGGGCTTGGATAGCAGAATGTCACTATTGATAACCTTTCCTTCCACTTATTTACTACAGCTCTGTGCTCAGGTGCTTTGTATATCCCATTGCTCATCACCTTCATAATGGAAAAACATGCAACATCAACATCAACATGCAACATTCATTGATCTGTAACAAACTTCCAACAATCTATCCATGATTGAATGTGCTGTCTAATGCtttgtatttctttattttactttttctttctaataatttttcatatataatgaCAAAGAATCTATAGGTTTTGAGGTGCCAATATAACTGAGATGTGAAAATAGGTTTTGAGGTGCTAGTATAACTGAGATGTCATTACTATCTGAGATGATCTTATTTAGAATGCTGTCTAATGAGTCACAAGTACAAACCTCAATAATTTGGCCAATGTTTACAACAATGGCCCCTTCTATAGGCTCAACATTGAcccattttttatctttgaggAACTGCAACCCAGAAAAATCAGCACAATCAAGCAAGAGAGTGATCCCAGAATTGTCAGCATGAGGCACAATCCCTAGAACTCTTTCAGGCTCTGGACAGGGTGGGTAGCAATTCATCCTTATATCATATAGTCCTTCTCTGAAACTTTCTGATATCTGTGTATCTTGAATCCCCAAAGACATAGTAATGAACTTCATAATTGCAACTGTAAGTTCCCTTATATCTTCACAATATCTCTCTAATGTTTCCCTGATAATCAAATGCATTAGAATACAAATTCCACCTTAGAATTTCTTGAATGAAACAAACAAGATTGGAAAATAAGAACAAGAAACAGCTAAACTGATCAAATATCCCAAGGTAATGCTTTATTATTCATGTACCTAAATTCAGGAGGGTTTTGTGGCCACAAATCCAATTTTCTGTTCTCAATGGGTAGGCATTTGAGAAAGATCATGTCATTCCAATCCAGCTTTTGATCTTCTGAGGTTACAAATGCTTGGCCATAGCCTTCAAGGCTTCCTGGTCTCTGTGCCGATCGCTTCTTCTCTTGCAAAGGA carries:
- the LOC114175735 gene encoding protein SRG1-like — protein: MNLESSISVPSVQELAFQRPQKVPPRYIRDEDGDDIIGPYPSDPSLRVPFIDMAKLVNADTHQHELQKLLLACRDWGVFQLVNHGVSNTSLKNMGNQVQRFFELPLQEKKRSAQRPGSLEGYGQAFVTSEDQKLDWNDMIFLKCLPIENRKLDLWPQNPPEFRETLERYCEDIRELTVAIMKFITMSLGIQDTQISESFREGLYDIRMNCYPPCPEPERVLGIVPHADNSGITLLLDCADFSGLQFLKDKKWVNVEPIEGAIVVNIGQIIEVMSNGIYKAPEHRAVVNKWKERLSIVTFCYPSPDMNIGPAEELIGEGNVAVYKKLTNAEYFSKFFNRELDESFLDSLRI